One stretch of Zingiber officinale cultivar Zhangliang chromosome 6B, Zo_v1.1, whole genome shotgun sequence DNA includes these proteins:
- the LOC121991415 gene encoding phenolic glucoside malonyltransferase 2-like has product MVKWPPAHQSSFIFDSISKMPSLPTEFRVLETSRVAPPPASVPESSLPLTFFDIGWLYAGPVQRVFFYSFPYSTSHFIESHLSTLKFALSLALQDFYPLAGKIRRTPGSHSQFELHYAEGDSVPFAVAEHDGDFDDLSRSNPREYTRIQPLIPQLPEPTEDGQRAVMAVQVTLFPNRGLALAVTVHHSACDGSSSTRFLSSWACRASGRAKEAPALPSFDRSSVPDPNDAYSKFFSSLAADAQNMESMMVQFAPPDAVIGTVTLTADDLRKLKEMIFSKVNSSAFRCSNIVATYAYAWVSLVKARGHSADTTAHMAFAGNCRERIQPPLLAEYFGNCIGANFVYAKAVDLAGEDGVAAAARLIGEAIEQFKEDPLKDADKWPEKYQAIALQRPLSVAGSPGFKVYDVNFGWGRPVKVDMPSITWAGAISLSESRDESGGMEIGMVATKTEMDEFEAHFSNGLKLLQ; this is encoded by the coding sequence ATGGTGAAGTGGCCACCAGCTCACCAGTCAAGCTTCATCTTCGATTCCATCTCTAAAATGCCGTCACTGCCAACGGAATTCCGAGTCCTCGAGACCTCTCGGGTCGCTCCTCCGCCGGCATCGGTGCCGGAATCCTCCCTCCCCCTCACCTTCTTCGACATAGGCTGGCTCTACGCCGGGCCGGTACAACGTGTTTTCTTCTACTCTTTCCCCTACTCCACCTCCCACTTCATCGAGTCCCACCTCTCCACCCTCAAGTTCGCCCTCTCCCTCGCCCTCCAAGACTTCTACCCCCTTGCCGGAAAGATCCGCCGTACTCCTGGTAGCCACAGCCAGTTCGAGCTCCACTACGCCGAGGGCGACTCTGTTCCCTTCGCCGTCGCCGAGCACGATGGCGACTTTGACGACCTCTCGAGAAGCAACCCACGCGAATACACCAGGATACAACCATTAATTCCCCAGCTTCCGGAGCCCACAGAGGATGGCCAGCGGGCGGTGATGGCCGTTCAAGTGACTCTGTTCCCAAACAGAGGTTTGGCTTTGGCCGTCACCGTCCACCACTCTGCCTGCGACGGCTCAAGCTCCACCCGGTTCTTGTCGTCATGGGCTTGTAGAGCATCCGGACGTGCGAAGGAGGCGCCGGCGTTGCCCTCCTTCGATCGGAGCTCAGTTCCGGATCCTAATGATGCGTACTCCAAGTTTTTCAGCAGCCTTGCCGCCGACGCGCAGAACATGGAGTCTATGATGGTCCAATTCGCGCCGCCTGACGCGGTCATCGGCACGGTGACGCTCACCGCCGACGACCTCCGGAAGCTAAAGGAGATGATTTTCTCCAAAGTGAACAGCTCTGCTTTCCGCTGCTCCAACATCGTGGCGACCTACGCTTACGCGTGGGTTTCCCTCGTCAAAGCGCGAGGGCACAGCGCGGACACCACTGCGCACATGGCTTTCGCCGGAAACTGCAGGGAGCGGATTCAGCCCCCGCTGCTGGCGGAGTACTTCGGTAACTGCATCGGCGCTAACTTCGTTTATGCGAAGGCCGTCGACCTCGCGGGAGAAGATGGGGTGGCGGCTGCGGCTCGACTCATCGGGGAAGCCATCGAACAGTTTAAGGAAGACCCGCTGAAGGACGCAGACAAGTGGCCGGAGAAGTACCAGGCGATCGCGCTGCAGAGGCCGCTGAGCGTCGCGGGGTCGCCAGGTTTCAAGGTTTACGACGTAAATTTCGGGTGGGGAAGGCCGGTGAAGGTGGACATGCCGTCGATAACGTGGGCAGGAGCCATTTCGTTGTCCGAGAGCAGAGACGAGAGCGGCGGAATGGAGATCGGTATGGTGGCGACCAAGACTGAGATGGATGAGTTTGAGGCTCACTTCTCCAATGGTCTAAAACTGCTGCAGTGA